In Gossypium hirsutum isolate 1008001.06 chromosome D06, Gossypium_hirsutum_v2.1, whole genome shotgun sequence, one genomic interval encodes:
- the LOC107901158 gene encoding acid phosphatase 1 isoform X1, whose amino-acid sequence MASQPLTFLFLLLLTASVLESSTSFEPNIRLPTTATIVPRSDIDDDLYCASWQLAVETSNAGSWAAIPSRCVPFVRDYMTGQRYASDCEVVANYSLAYASTVKIASDGKDAWVFDVDETLLTNLPYYRDHGFGINGIEKNTHPDLSWLGRSEIFNESCWDEWVAEAKAPAIPSSLKLYNGLKQMRFKIFVLTGRSEHQRNDTRKNLELAGYTGWEGLILRGASDGGTPATIFKSERRSVLVNEGYRIHGNSGDQWSDLLGFAVAKRSFKLPNPMYYIA is encoded by the exons ATGGCGTCTCAGCCCCTAACCTTCCTATTCCTACTCCTCCTCACCGCCTCCGTTCTCGAATCTTCGACTTCTTTTGAACCCAATATCCGCCTCCCGACAACGGCAACGATCGTTCCTCGATCCGACATTGATGACGACCTTTACTGTGCCAGCTGGCAGTTAGCCGTCGAGACCAGTAACGCAGGAAGTTGGGCCGCAATCCCCTCCCGCTGCGTTCCCTTCGTCAGAGATTATATGACCGGTCAACGCTACGCTTCCGACTGCGAGGTCGTCGCTAATTACTCCCTCGCTTACGCTTCCACCGTCAAGATCGCATCCGACGGCAAAGACGCCTGGGTCTTCGACGTCGACGAGACTTTGTTGACCAATTTACCCTACTATCGAGATCACGGGTTCGG GATTAATGGTATAGAAAAAAACACACACCCAGATTTGTCTTGGCTTGGAAG ATCAGAAATTTTTAACGAGAGCTGTTGGGATGAATGGGTGGCAGAAGCCAAGGCCCCAGCTATACCATCGAGTTTGAAATTGTATAATGGGTTGAAGCAGATGAGGTTCAAAATATTTGTGCTTACCGGCCGGAGCGAACATCAGAGGAATGACACCAGAAAAAATCTTGAGTTAGCTGGGTATACTGGCTGGGAAGGGCTCATCTTGAG GGGAGCCTCAGATGGAGGGACGCCGGCGACTATATTCAAATCAGAGAGGAGATCAGTTCTGGTAAATGAAGGTTACAGGATTCATGGGAATTCTGGAGATCAATGGAGTGACTTGCTGGGTTTTGCAGTGGCTAAACGTTCCTTTAAGCTGCCAAATCCAATGTATTACATTGCCTAA
- the LOC107901158 gene encoding acid phosphatase 1 isoform X2, protein MASQPLTFLFLLLLTASVLESSTSFEPNIRLPTTATIVPRSDIDDDLYCASWQLAVETSNAGSWAAIPSRCVPFVRDYMTGQRYASDCEVVANYSLAYASTVKIASDGKDAWVFDVDETLLTNLPYYRDHGFGSEIFNESCWDEWVAEAKAPAIPSSLKLYNGLKQMRFKIFVLTGRSEHQRNDTRKNLELAGYTGWEGLILRGASDGGTPATIFKSERRSVLVNEGYRIHGNSGDQWSDLLGFAVAKRSFKLPNPMYYIA, encoded by the exons ATGGCGTCTCAGCCCCTAACCTTCCTATTCCTACTCCTCCTCACCGCCTCCGTTCTCGAATCTTCGACTTCTTTTGAACCCAATATCCGCCTCCCGACAACGGCAACGATCGTTCCTCGATCCGACATTGATGACGACCTTTACTGTGCCAGCTGGCAGTTAGCCGTCGAGACCAGTAACGCAGGAAGTTGGGCCGCAATCCCCTCCCGCTGCGTTCCCTTCGTCAGAGATTATATGACCGGTCAACGCTACGCTTCCGACTGCGAGGTCGTCGCTAATTACTCCCTCGCTTACGCTTCCACCGTCAAGATCGCATCCGACGGCAAAGACGCCTGGGTCTTCGACGTCGACGAGACTTTGTTGACCAATTTACCCTACTATCGAGATCACGGGTTCGG ATCAGAAATTTTTAACGAGAGCTGTTGGGATGAATGGGTGGCAGAAGCCAAGGCCCCAGCTATACCATCGAGTTTGAAATTGTATAATGGGTTGAAGCAGATGAGGTTCAAAATATTTGTGCTTACCGGCCGGAGCGAACATCAGAGGAATGACACCAGAAAAAATCTTGAGTTAGCTGGGTATACTGGCTGGGAAGGGCTCATCTTGAG GGGAGCCTCAGATGGAGGGACGCCGGCGACTATATTCAAATCAGAGAGGAGATCAGTTCTGGTAAATGAAGGTTACAGGATTCATGGGAATTCTGGAGATCAATGGAGTGACTTGCTGGGTTTTGCAGTGGCTAAACGTTCCTTTAAGCTGCCAAATCCAATGTATTACATTGCCTAA
- the LOC107901157 gene encoding leucine-rich repeat extensin-like protein 4, which translates to MGMLWLLAFILWQIIPTQAAITVGGGGVGINIGNAGGGGAGVWIGGGINNGPTPSSPSVSKLTTAYTALQAWKSAITDDPLGILKTWVGSDVCSYKGVFCAGPGPFVAGIDLNHANLQGSLVKELSVLTDISILHLNSNRFSGTVPDTFKDLSSLQELDISNNRFSGPFPAVTLYIPNLVYLDLRFNSFSGPVPEDLFNKRLDAIFLNNNQFEGELPQNLGNSPASVINLANNIFSGNIPASFGIASSKLKEILLLNNQLTGCIPQGIGLFSEMQVFDVSHNSLMGHLPDTISCLSDIEVLNLAHNKLSGVLPDLVCSLGSLMNLSVAYNFFSGFSQECSKLSFRKGGFDFSLNCLPGRDMQRPQPECLVIPGGGLSCLRIPSARPLVCGALLGNLEVNVTSTSP; encoded by the coding sequence ATGGGGATGCTCTGGCTCCTTGCTTTTATACTTTGGCAGATAATTCCGACACAAGCAGCTATCACTGTGGGAGGTGGTGGTGTTGGCATTAATAtcggcaatgctggtggtggcgGTGCAGGTGTTTGGATTGGTGGAGGAATCAACAACGGCCCAACTCCATCAAGCCCTTCAGTGTCAAAGCTCACCACTGCTTACACTGCTCTACAAGCATGGAAATCTGCAATCACAGATGACCCATTGGGGATTTTGAAGACTTGGGTTGGCTCAGATGTGTGTTCTTATAAAGGGGTATTTTGTGCAGGCCCTGGACCATTTGTTGCAGGCATAGATCTCAACCATGCCAATCTGCAAGGCTCTCTGGTTAAGGAACTCTCAGTCCTCACTGATATTTCAATCCTCCACCTTAACAGCAACAGGTTCTCAGGCACCGTTCCCGATACTTTCAAAGACCTTTCGTCACTTCAAGAGTTGGACATTAGTAACAATCGTTTCTCAGGACCTTTCCCTGCAGTTACTTTATACATTCCCAATCTCGTTTACTTAGACCTTAGGTTCAACAGCTTCTCAGGACCAGTCCCTGAAGACCTATTCAACAAAAGACTTGATGCCATCTTCCTCAACAACAACCAGTTTGAAGGTGAACTTCCTCAAAATCTGGGTAATTCCCCTGCTTCTGTGATCAACTTGGCTAACAACATATTCAGTGGGAACATCCCAGCTAGTTTTGGCATAGCCAGTTCCAAGTTGAAGGAGATTTTACTGCTTAACAACCAGTTAACAGGCTGCATTCCACAAGGAATTGGACTGTTCTCAGAGATGCAAGTTTTCGATGTGAGCCACAACTCACTGATGGGTCATTTGCCAGACACGATATCTTGCCTGAGTGACATTGAGGTTCTGAATTTGGCACACAATAAACTATCTGGGGTACTCCCCGATTTGGTTTGTTCTTTAGGGAGCCTTATGAATTTGAGTGTAGCATACAATTTCTTCTCTGGGTTTAGCCAGGAATGTTCAAAGTTGTCGTTTAGGAAGGGAGGGTTTGATTTCTCGTTGAATTGCTTACCCGGGAGAGACATGCAGAGACCACAACCAGAGTGCTTGGTGATCCCTGGTGGGGGGTTGAGTTGTTTGAGAATTCCTTCTGCACGGCCTCTGGTTTGTGGGGCATTGCTTGGGAACTTGGAGGTTAATGTAACCTCAACATCTCCATGA
- the LOC107901156 gene encoding phosphatidylglycerophosphate phosphatase PTPMT2 produces the protein MKIEDLDDVENEDGDYGAKQLQIVRVDDAKRLLVGAGARILFYPTLLYNVFRNKIQSEFRWWDEVDQFLLLGAVPFPKDVRRLKQLGVGGVITLNEPFETLVSTSLYHAYGIDHLVIPTRDYLFAPTVSDISRAVDFIHNNASCGRTTYVHCKAGRGRSSTIVLCYLVEHKQMTPAGALEYVRSRRPRVLLAPSQWKAVVEYSMHQQPATIHSPSVDAVMITKADLEGYHSTFDDITSKELVIVPRMVRARPMIARLSCLLASFKVSGVYGPVSGRLHEARAC, from the exons ATGAAGATCGAGGATTTGGATGACGTGGAGAATGAAGACGGCGATTACGGCGCAAAGCAGTTGCAGATAGTCAGAGTGGACGACGCCAAACGACTCCTAGTCGGAGCCGGTGCTCGTATCCTCTTTTACCCCACCCTTTTGTATAATGTCTTCAGAAACAAAATCCAATCCGAATTCAGATGGTGGGACGAAGTTGACCAG TTTCTTTTGCTGGGGGCAGTTCCATTTCCCAAGGATGTTCGACGATTGAAGCAGTTGGGCGTTGGCGGGGTCATCACTCTCAATGAGCCCTTTGAAACTCTGGTTTCCACTTCCTTATATCAT GCTTATGGAATTGATCACCTTGTAATTCCAACAAGAGATTATTTGTTTGCTCCTACAGTTTCAGATATTAGTAGAGCTGTGGACTTCATTCATA ACAATGCATCTTGCGGTAGAACCACCTATGTACATTGTAAAGCTGGACGAGGAAGGAGTAGCACCATTGTGCTTTGCTACTTA GTAGAGCATAAGCAGATGACACCTGCTGGTGCCCTCGAATATGTTCGGTCTCGAAGACCTCGAGTTTTGCTTGCCCCCTCACAGTGGAAG GCAGTTGTGGAGTACAGCATGCACCAACAACCGGCTACTATACACTCTCCTTCAGTAGATGCAGTTATGATTACAAAAGCCGATCTTGAAGGTTATCATAGCACATTTGATGATATTACTAGTAAGGAGCTTGTAATCGTACCGAGGATGGTGAGAGCCAGGCCAATGATAGCAAGATTGTCATGCCTTTTGGCATCATTCAAAGTCTCTGGTGTATATGGACCTGTAAGTGGGAGGCTTCATGAAGCACGTGCTTGCTGA